A stretch of DNA from Leptospira bouyouniensis:
ACCTTTGGCAACTAGCACCTTCAAAGTGGGAGATGCAGGGAATGGATATTTCTTCAAAGGAAAAATTTCGAATGTGCAATTTTTTAACGGCGCCCTAGATGACGATTCCATCCAAAAATTGGCGATCCAAGTACCTTCCGGATTGATTTCATATTTTCCATTCAATGGAAATGGTAAAGATTATGGAAATTTTTCTAACAATCTTACAAATTATGGTGCCGCGATTACAAATGATAGAAACGGCTTCCCAAATTCAGCTTATTATTTTAATGGAACGAACTACCTGCAAAAAACTAACCCAAATGGTTTGCCCATTGGTGGGAGTAGTCGTACTATCTGTGCTTGGTTCAATACATCGAATAACATTGGCCAATATATCATAAGTTTTGGAACTCCAATTATATCAACTGGAAACGGGTTGGTTATAGTTCCACCTGTTATTGGTATGTTTGGTTGGAATGACGATGCAAACATATCACATGAGGATTTTAGAAACCAATGGATTCATTTATGTGGTGTTTATGATGGAGCAACTCAATTTGTTCACTTATACGAAAACGGAACACTCCGGCACTCAGAATTAAAAGCTTCATGGTCAACAGGAGTTAGTACTAATTTAGACATTGGTCGTCTTATCACGGCTACTGGATACTTTTCTGGTGATATTGATGATGTTAGGATATATGACAGGCCACTAACCGTTTCGGAAATACGTGCACTTTCGGGTCCATATCCAACACAAGTAAGTACTTGGAACCAAACAGTGACTAGCAGTAGTTTAAAATTTTTTCTATTACCTGAGAGTGCTGTATTTGGAGCAGGTGGTTGCAATGGCGGAGTCAATTGTGTTGGGGTTTGGAATGATCGTAGTGGAAATAATTTTCACGTAAGCCAAGTTAGTGCAGCATCTCAACCAAGCTACAGTTTAACCGGTATTAACGGGAAACCTGGAATTCGATTTTTTGGAATCGCTTCAACTTATCTATCAACAGCATGTGTTCCAGAATTATTAAGTACAAATAATACCATCTTTGCTGTGTTTAATGATCTCGGTATGTCAGGTAGTGATGGAATTTTTCATAATGGTGCAAAACTTTTGTATTTACCAGATAATGGACCAGATAATAATCTTAGTTTATTTGATCTCCAACTCAACAATGCAAAAGTTATTTCTTCTCTCGCATATAATACCACGGGAGAAAATGTTCTCATGTCTCTAGATTATAATGGAACAACAGGGAATATTTATAAATTTGGTGCAACTGTCAGTTCAATTCCCATATCGGGTTCATCTTATAACTGTGCAATATATGACCTAAGTATTGGCAGATACACCTGGAATTCTGGAATTTACCCAAATAACGGTGATTATTTGGATGGAAATATTGGAGATTTCATTTATTTTGACCAACTACTTTCTCAAAGTGATAGAGAACTTGTTGAATGTTATTTATCTAACAAATACAATTTGAAGGTTGGACATGTTTGTCCGTAAGCCAAAAATCCAATAAATTAATGCATTTATTTTTAAGAATCTCGTGATTTGAATGTTGCTAGATTTGTAGAAGGCTAAGGTAACTTGGAAATTTGTGAAAACAAAAAGAACAAACTACATTAGTATTTCTTATCAAAATACCTTTGTCAGTTTGTTCAATCAATGCTAATTCAGAATCTTTAATTCCAATTATTAGTTTTTGGTTTTGCAATATTCACTTTCATTTCACGGTTTAATATATTTTTTCCGTTTAAATCGCTAATTGCTTTATCCGCTTCATTGCGGTCTTTCATTTCGATAAAACCAAAACCTTTTGACCCGCCAGTATACTGGTCAGTGATGATTTTAGCAGAAGAAACTGCACCATGAACTGAAAAAAGTTCGTTTAATTTAGTTTCCGTCATTTCGTATGATAGGTTTCCTACATAGATGTTTGTTGACATGTGATGTCCTTATTAGTTTAATTTGACTCTGAAATTTAATGGATTAAAAACGACTTTCCGGTAAGGAATTTAGGTAAAAACAACAACGAAAATGCAGGGGAAAACTAATAAAAGAAATCAGAATGCAAGAAAGTGAGGACTACTAGTGGTTAAAAAAACGATAATATTTTGAATCTATTGCCAATATATATATGGCATGAATTTATAGCAAACGATTTAATACTATTTTTCATTTAACGTATGTTTTTTGAACCTTTACCTTTTCATAAATGATACCAAAAAACTAAGATTCTTAATTTTAATGGATTAAAAAAATGCATTTATTCTAAGGATTTAAACTGCGTTCAACCGGAAAACGAATCTTTAATTCAAAATATACTTCTGAAATACTTATGTCAAAAGTTCCATTCAATTGTTCCAACCTTTGTTGGATGCTTTTTAATTCAATTTCACCTGGCGATGGAATATTTGGTTTTCTGAACATATTTTTTTGATTAATGGTAAAAAAACCGTTCACGTAATCAAATAACCAAACAGATTCACCCAAACCATACTTTATATCATTTGTACAAACTTCATATAACATATAAAATATATTTAAAAAATAACTTTGATTTTTTCCGATAATCTTTGTTTGATTAAAGTATTCTATTACTTTTTCAGAAGTTGAAAATTCAAACTCTCTTCCTACATCAGAATACCTCCTTAACAAAGTTAAATGTAATCCGGTGATAAAATTTTCAAAAATTAAATTCATATCTTCAATGTAAAGAAGTTGGTTTCTAAGAGATTGGATGATAGAATTAACTTTCTGGTAGATGTATTCCAAATTCAAGAAGTCACTCGAAGTATCAATAGGTTTGGGCATATTTCTTTCCAAATATACCTTCAAATCTGTTAAATTAGCACCAAGTTGATCATGCACCATCAATTGCATTTCAGTTCTTTGTTTGGACAAAGCTAAGATAGATTCTTCATGAAGTAACATTTCAATGTTGGCTCTCGATTCAATTACAAATGCAAAATATTTACTTAAAGATACAGTTTGAAAAATAACGTATAATAAATATCCTATAATTAGATATAAACCTCCTTGGATTCCATAATAGTTGAGTGAAATTGCCAAAAAACAAAACACAGCAAGCGATACTAATGCAATTGCCATAAAGTATAATCCCTGTGCTTCTTTTTTATGTTTGATTAATAAGAATAGGGAAAAAAATAAAAACAAAATAAGGCATACAACGAGATAAATAAAGTTCAGATAATGTTGGATAGTGGAAGGAGTAAGTGGAGTAAATAATGCAATCAAAGCACCCATATAAAAAGTATAACGAATCATTTTATATTGATTCGATCTAAACATTTCTTTCAAAAACAAAACAGAAAACAAAAACGTTATTACATTTATATAATGCAATAATATGGACTGCAGATTGAAACTGAATATTGGGAAAAAATATTCATATAATTTTGAATTTAAAAAAGGAATGCGAACTAAAAATGTCAAACAGACAATCGCAAAATAGAGAAATGCTTTTTGTTTACGGTTGTGCAAATAAAAAAACATATGATAGAGGGCAGAACCAAAGATAAGTCCAAAAACAAATATTTCTACCATCAAACTTTTACTTTTAAATAAACTCATTTTTGAAGGTGAAGATATTATAAATTCACTTCTCGGACCACCATGATAAAAATCTTTATTCGCAATTTGAAGCACAATATCTAATTCTTGTTTGTTAGTTTTGATATCTATTGTTGAGTTTGTTCTATCTGGCCGTACTTTCTCTATAGAAGCTGAGACAACTCCCTTTTCTTGCATCAACTCTCCATTGATAAATAATTTGGATGCGGTATATAGGTGAGAAAAATAAAGGACCAAATGGATTGGCCTTTCACTAATTTGTATTTTTATTTTTTTATGATAGGTTGCAAAACCTTGCGCTGGGAATTCATTTTTAGATGTGGTTAAATTTGTCCATGGTCGAAAATCAACCAGGGGAACCTTACTAATACTTTTATGAGTTTGTAATGCAACTGGATCTAACAATTCTTTCCAATAAAATTTCCAGCCATATGAGATGTTGATAGGTTCCGAGTTTTCCCAATCTATTTGCGATAAATCTACATAAAACTGGTTTTGTTCAAGCTGGTTTAAACTTTTGTAACAGTTTAATTGAAAAAGTATATAGAAAATTACTAAAACAACATTAGAAATAAATTTCATTATAAGATCGAATATTCTTGAACTCTTAGGGCTAATTCAGATCGATTATGAACTTGTAGTTTTCGGTAAATTGATTTTACATATCCTTGAACTGTATGTTCACTTAAATCCAAAAACTTTGATACGAGTGGAATTGTTTTCCCCTTTACTAATAATTCAAGGATTTGTTTTTCTCGATCAGTAAGATACACCTTGGGTTTATCAACTGGACTTCTAAAACTAGAAAATACTCGAAGTGCAATCGTCGGTGTGATATAGGCACCCCCATCCAAAATTACATCAATTATACTTTTAATCTGACCTAATTCTGATTTCAAAAGATATCCAAGGGCACCATTTTTAATGGAGTTAAAAATCATTTCATCGGAATTCATATTCGTCAACATGATAACTTTGATATTATCAATTTTTTCTGATAATATTTTTACTACTTCGATTCCGTTGATCCCTGGTAACATGATATCCAAAAACAGAATATCAATATTTTTGTGTTGAGGATCTCGTAATAACATTTCTCCTGTTTTCCAAGAAAGAATTTCGGCAACATTCTCCAATTCTGAGATTCTTGTTTTAAGCTCTTCTAGAAAAAACTCATCATTCTCAAGTATACCAATTCGAATGGAAGGACTATTCTTTACGTTATTATTTTTAAGCGACATGTTCTCTTGTTCCTGCGATGGTCTCATAAAATTTCCAAAAATTCTCGTTAGGTGTTCTAAGGTCTTCTGAAAGGGAAAATTCTTTTTTTAGTCCTAACACATAGTACATTTCGACTTCACCTTTATTTTTTGCATTTACTTTCCCTCTGTAATCACATTCAAATACTTCTCTAATCATATCATAAGTAGTTCCACTGATATTGATTTTTCCTGGAGTTCCGGAAGATTCCATTCTTGAGGCCGTATTTACAGTATCTCCCCAAACATCATAAGCAAATTTCTTTTCGCCAATCACTCCTGCCACA
This window harbors:
- a CDS encoding 7TM diverse intracellular signaling domain-containing protein — its product is MKFISNVVLVIFYILFQLNCYKSLNQLEQNQFYVDLSQIDWENSEPINISYGWKFYWKELLDPVALQTHKSISKVPLVDFRPWTNLTTSKNEFPAQGFATYHKKIKIQISERPIHLVLYFSHLYTASKLFINGELMQEKGVVSASIEKVRPDRTNSTIDIKTNKQELDIVLQIANKDFYHGGPRSEFIISSPSKMSLFKSKSLMVEIFVFGLIFGSALYHMFFYLHNRKQKAFLYFAIVCLTFLVRIPFLNSKLYEYFFPIFSFNLQSILLHYINVITFLFSVLFLKEMFRSNQYKMIRYTFYMGALIALFTPLTPSTIQHYLNFIYLVVCLILFLFFSLFLLIKHKKEAQGLYFMAIALVSLAVFCFLAISLNYYGIQGGLYLIIGYLLYVIFQTVSLSKYFAFVIESRANIEMLLHEESILALSKQRTEMQLMVHDQLGANLTDLKVYLERNMPKPIDTSSDFLNLEYIYQKVNSIIQSLRNQLLYIEDMNLIFENFITGLHLTLLRRYSDVGREFEFSTSEKVIEYFNQTKIIGKNQSYFLNIFYMLYEVCTNDIKYGLGESVWLFDYVNGFFTINQKNMFRKPNIPSPGEIELKSIQQRLEQLNGTFDISISEVYFELKIRFPVERSLNP
- a CDS encoding response regulator transcription factor, producing MRPSQEQENMSLKNNNVKNSPSIRIGILENDEFFLEELKTRISELENVAEILSWKTGEMLLRDPQHKNIDILFLDIMLPGINGIEVVKILSEKIDNIKVIMLTNMNSDEMIFNSIKNGALGYLLKSELGQIKSIIDVILDGGAYITPTIALRVFSSFRSPVDKPKVYLTDREKQILELLVKGKTIPLVSKFLDLSEHTVQGYVKSIYRKLQVHNRSELALRVQEYSIL
- a CDS encoding RNA recognition motif domain-containing protein, which encodes MSTNIYVGNLSYEMTETKLNELFSVHGAVSSAKIITDQYTGGSKGFGFIEMKDRNEADKAISDLNGKNILNREMKVNIAKPKTNNWN